A single genomic interval of Pangasianodon hypophthalmus isolate fPanHyp1 chromosome 8, fPanHyp1.pri, whole genome shotgun sequence harbors:
- the exosc10 gene encoding exosome component 10 — MAASRSGDGGGAKESATSVNKDADSETAEFCPGFKDVDAFVKYGLGSIMAATKASAGLPQAGDEYDFYRSFPGFRDFCSVQGDRLLHCMSQLMQHHGCRSQLKDQNKLTGLEERFDMVVDSNDVILEKVGILLDEASGVTRSQPVMPAGYQPPKIVVSSWNRKGGDRSAETFRLLHAKNIQRPQLKFKEKVDNSNTPFISRIFIKPNALKPLAPYFSNKRLRKERSEESDVPVALADFIHQLRAQEHTEDMFSHPYQYELDHLVMPESLKSKPEPQMYKALAETTCQFINNLEDLAALNEKLNKTTEFAVDLEHHSYRSFLGITCLMQISTREEDFIIDTLELRSEMHILNESFTNPSIVKVFHGADSDIEWLQKDFSLYVVNMFDTHQAARSLNLGRNSLDHLLKVFCNVDSNKRYQLADWRIRPLPEEMIKYAQADTHYLLYVYDRLRADLFDAANGQSSLVQLVWSKSKDLCLKKYMKPIFTEESYMELYKKQKKSFNSQQLTAFRLMYAWRDKLAREEDESTGYILPNHMMMKIAEELPKEPQGIIACCNPTPPLVRQQINQLHQLIKQAREIPLLKAEVLAEKKKSLTPKRKSESTLFGPHDTSRVSESDLMEISSHETPTKRGVLFSEEEDANLSEDQESLNGLIACAKISLFAEEEEVRESAHLTVAQQKARSIMESFENPFRMYLPSKDIHISKNAKYDPSSKIYEISNRWKLQSIEQQQKEVQAKQQAKEQAKKAKEERKKAKQGYQESLQSVTTVRQQVLEAKQGGQKRERVTSEAGEETCKPKKKALKTEKSTAASPATSKASQQEESEDPQQAPSAAFTPYDYSQSDFKLFAGKPKDSTHFDPNRQAPEPRRKKNLRGNKQSAGGGRSMSYLPAKSDRGFRHNWPKR, encoded by the exons ATGGCGGCTAGCAGGAGCGGAGATGGCGGCGGCGCTAAAGAAAGTGCGACTTCTGTAAATAAAGATGCAGATTCAGAGACAGCAGAGTTTTGCCCGGGTTTTAAAGACGTGGATGCTTTTGTTAAG TATGGACTCGGCTCTATCATGGCTGCTACTAAAGCATCTGCGGGTTTGCCACAAGCAGGAGACGAATATGACTTTTACCGGAGCTTTCCGGGCTTCAGGGACTTCTGTTCAGTGCAAGGAGACCGACTTTTACACTG TATGAGTCAGCTGATGCAGCACCATGGCTGCAGATCTCAGTTGAAAGACCAGAACAAGCTGACTGGCCTGGAGGAGCGCTTTGACATGGTGGTCGACTCCAATGATGTCATCCTGGAGAAAGTG GGAATTTTGCTGGACGAGGCGTCTGGAGTGACCCGGTCGCAGCCTGTTATGCCTGCAGGCTATCAGCCTCCCAAAATTGTTGTGTCTAGTTGGAATCGCAAG GGAGGAGACCGCAGTGCCGAGACCTTCCGCCTCCTTCACGCCAAGAACATTCAGCGGCCGCAGCTAAAGTTTAAGGAGAAAGTCGACAACAGCAACACGCCGTTCATCTCTAGAATCTTCATCAAGCCCAACGCATTAAAGCCCCTGGCTCCAT ATTTTAGTAACAAACGCCTGCGGAaggagaggtcagaggagtCAGATGTCCCCGTAGCACTAGCTGACTTTATCCACCAGCTGAGAGCACAAGAGCACACGGAAGACAT GTTTTCTCATCCTTACCAGTATGAGCTGGACCACCTGGTCATGCCGGAGAGTCTCAAGAGTAAACCTGAACCGCAG ATGTATAAAGCTCTAGCAGAGACGACTTGCCAGTTCATCAACAACTTGGAGGATCTGGCTGCTTTAAACGAGAAGCTGAATAAGACCACAGAGTTCGCTGTGGACCTggag CACCATTCCTACAGAAGCTTTTTGGGAATCACGTGCTTGATGCAAATCTCCACCAGAGAAGAGGATTTCATCATCGACACCCTCGAGCTGCGGAGCGAGATGCACATTCTGAACGAGAGCTTCACCAATCCCAGCATTGTGAAG GTTTTCCATGGCGCTGACTCGGATATTGAGTGGCTGCAGAAAGACTTCAGCCTTTACGTGGTCAACATGTTCGATACTCACCAAGCTGCTCGCTCACTCAACCTCGGCAGAAACTCGTTAGATCACCTCCTCAAAGTCTTCTGCAATGTGGACTCGAATAAACGCTACCAGCTCGCCGACTGGAGAATACG ACCCTTACCAGAGGAGATGATCAAATATGCCCAGGCTGACACACATTACCTGCTCTATGTGTATGATCGACTAAGAGCGGACCTGTTCGACGCGGCTAACGGACAGTCATCACTCGTACAGCTCGTCTGGTCCAAAAGCAAAGATCTCTGCCTAAAG AAATACATGAAGCCCATCTTCACTGAGGAATCGTATATGGAGCTGTACAAAAAGCAGAAGAAGAGCTTCAACAGCCAGCAGTTAACCGCCTTCCGTCTCATGTATGCGTGGAGGGATAAACTGGCAAGAGAGGAAGACGAGAGCactgg gTACATCCTACCCAACCACATGATGATGAAAATTGCCGAGGAGTTGCCCAA GGAGCCGCAGGGCATCATCGCTTGCTGTAACCCCACCCCGCCACTAGTGCGCCAGCAGATCAACCAACTCCATCAGCTCATCAAGCAAGCGAGGGAAATCCCACTGCTGAAG GCGGAGGTACTCGCTGAAAAGAAGAAATCGCTGACACCTAAACGAAAG TCTGAGTCGACGTTGTTTGGGCCCCATGACACCTCGCGTGTGTCCGAGAGTGACCTTATGGAGATCTCCTCTCATG AAACCCCGACCAAACGTGGAGTgcttttctcagaggaggaggATGCAAATCTTAGTGAAGACCAGGAGTCTCTGAATGGTCTCATAGCTTGTGCAAAAATCTCCCTCTTTGCG gaggaagaggaggtgcGTGAATCTGCTCACCTCACCGTGGCCCAGCAGAAAGCGCGCAGCATCATGGAGTCTTTTGAAAATCCTTTCAGAATG TATTTACCATCAAAGGATATACACATCTCCAAGAATGCTAAATACGACCCTTCGTCAAAGATTTATGAG ATCAGTAATCGGTGGAAGCTGCAGAGCATCGAGCAGCAGCAGAAGGAGGTTCAGGCTAAACAGCAAGCCAAAGAGCAGGCAAAGAAAGCTAAAG AGGAGCGTAAAAAAGCCAAACAGGGCTATCAGGAGTCCCTGCAGAGTGTCACGACAGTCAGGCAGCAGGTCCTG GAAGCAAAGCAAGgaggacagaagagagagagggttacGAGTGAAGCTGGTGAAGAAACTTGCAAACCGAAGAAGAAAGCGTTGAAAACCGAGAAGTCCACCGCCGCGTCTCCTGCGACCTCTAAAGCGAGCCAGCAAGAAGAGTCTGAAGATCCTCAACAGGCCCCGTCTGCTGCCTTCACACCTTACGACTACAGCCAGTCCGATTTCAAATTGTTTGCAG GTAAACCCAAAGACTCCACACACTTCGACCCAAACAGACAGGCTCCTGAACCCAGACGGAag AAAAACCTGAGAGGAAATAAGCAAAGTGCTGGTGGAGGCCGGAGCATGTCCTACCTGCCTGCAAAATCTGACAG AGGATTTCGTCACAACTGGCCCAAAAGATAA
- the si:dkeyp-100a1.6 gene encoding probable G-protein coupled receptor 160, which translates to MNGVIDVRFLSLNHFTWIYAESTSEVNRAGTMMVHYSPGSMMAVLQEENEYCTHDATLQYLLLLLSKVALNTLVLSFWLRSIPKTLLGVCSISIYLADLLLICFISGAWLFQQNHGIHEVMCFSLSHSSTVYSLLPLPILLAGALDCVIHQHVGFGQKSLGRTAVHCVVVLLIWTLACFYSSCYTNTELLTIHYKEGVKTLACSVQGSVAVSQFSLNLFIIVGFVLLFHCRKLPGWVRLANKLAKQRTVSLFMSDLAFSGTLEKLESGAIEETHMDNQQDRPPLIISLVLCFALNWTPYLLMCVACDLLGFVVPAYASVNLLWTACANSLLVGVAFWYRSNKHGPYCTLPDDICPWSFYWYLSMENGQFTASTKLHDGQD; encoded by the exons ATGAATGGGGTCATTGATGTCAGGTTTTTATCTTTAAACCACTTCACATGGATATACGCAG AGAGCACTTCCGAAGTGAACCGAGCCGGCACGATGATGGTTCACTATTCCCCAGGGAGCATGATGGCAGTGCTCCAGGAAGAGAACGAGTACTGCACCCATGACGCAACTCTGCAGTACTTGCTTCTCCTTCTTTCCAAAGTGGCTCTGAATACACTAGTCTTGTCCTTCTGGTTGAGGAGCATTCCCAAGACACTCCTTGGTGTTTGCAGCATTTCAATATACCTGGCAGATCTGCTGCTCATCTGCTTTATCTCCGGGGCATGGTTGTTCCAGCAGAACCATGGTATCCATGAAGTCATGTGCTTCAGTCTTTCGCACAGCTCCACTGTTTACTCTCTGCTACCTTTGCCCATCCTTCTGGCAGGAGCCTTAGACTGTGTTATCCATCAACATGTGGGCTTTGGTCAGAAGTCATTAGGCAGGACTGCTGTCCACTGTGTGGTAGTTCTGCTGATATGGACACTAGCTTGCTTTTACTCTTCCtgctacacaaacacagagctgctgaCCATCCATTACAAAGAGGGGGTCAAGACTCTTGCGTGTTCTGTACAAGGATCTGTGGCAGTCAGTCAATTCAGTTTGAATCTATTCATCATTGTAGGCTTTGTACTTCTGTTTCACTGCAGAAAGCTCCCAGGCTGGGTTCGCCTGGCTAACAAACTGGCCAAGCAGAGGACTGTCTCACTTTTTATGAGTGATCTAGCCTTTTCTGGGACTCTGGAAAAGCTTGAATCAGGAGCCATTGAGGAAACGCACATGGATAACCAGCAGGATCGTCCTCCTCTCATTATCAGCCTGGTTCTGTGTTTTGCACTGAACTGGACACCTTATCTGCTTATGTGTGTGGCCtgtgatctcctgggatttgtGGTGCCAGCTTATGCAAGTGTCAATCTCCTTTGGACTGCCTGTGCCAACAGCTTACTGGTGGGTGTGGCTTTCTGGTACAGAAGCAATAAGCATGGACCTTACTGCACGCTGCCAGATGATATCTGTCCATGGAGCTTTTACTGGTATTTGAGTATGGAAAATGGCCAGTTTACAGCCAGTACGAAACTCCATGATGGGCAAGACTGA